A window of Saimiri boliviensis isolate mSaiBol1 chromosome 1, mSaiBol1.pri, whole genome shotgun sequence genomic DNA:
TAGTCCTCATCTGTGTGCTAACAAGAACAAGGAGAAGAGAACTCCTTTCAATATTATGAAAGCAGTGCATGtttcctgaaaaaaatgaaagttaaatacgggaaaagatgaagaaataaaatagccGCTCAAGCAGCAGGATTTGACAGTGTGATGTCTTACAGAAAGTTTGCTCCCAGACGTGGGTCCCTCAGCTTCCTGCCTCAGAAGCGCAGCAGCAGGCATCATGGAAAGCTGAAGAGCTTCTCTAAGGATGACCCTTCCAAGCCGGTCCACCTCACAGCCTTCCTCGGATACAAGGCTGGCATGACCCACATCGTGTGGGAAGTCAACAGGCCAGAATCCAAAGTGAACAAAAAGGTGGTGGTAGAGGCTGTGACCATCGTGGAGACACCACCCATGGTGGTTGTGGGCATTGTGGGCTACGTGGGAACCCCTCGAGGCCTCCAGCCCTTCAAGGCCGTCTTCTCTGAGCACATCATCGATAAGAACTGGCGTAAATCTGGAAGATCCTGCCTTTGATACCAGTTACTCTACTGAGCCTTGTTGGCAGTACCCAGATCATCATGAAAACAAATACTGTGATCTGGAGTGTAGCCATACTTGTAACTACAAAACAAGGTCATCATCATATTTAGATAACTTAGTTTGGAGAGAGAGTGAAGTTAACCATTACTATGAACCCAAGCTTATTATAGATCTTTCCGATTGGaaagaacaaagcaaagaaaaatctgataagaaaggcaaatcaaaatgTGAAAGGAATGGATTGGTTAAAGCCCAGATAGCACTAGAGGAAGCATCACAGCAACTGgctggaaaagaaagggaaaagaatcagGGATTTGATTTTGATTCCTTTATTGCAGGAACTATTCAGCTTAGTTCCCAACATGAGCCTACTGATGTTGTTGATAAATTAAATGACTTGAATAGCTCCGTGTCCCAACTAGAGTTGAAAAGTCTGATATCAAAATCAGTAAgccaagaaaaacaggaaaaaggaatGGCAAATTTGGCCCAATTAGAAGCCTTGTACCAGTCTTCTTGGGACAGTCAGTTTGTGAGTGATGGGGAGGACTGTTTTTTCATAAATCAGTTTTGTGAGGTAAGGAAGGATGAACAACTTGAGAAGGAAAACACTTACACTAGTGACCTGGACAAGTTCTTTAGCAGGAAAGAAGATACTGAAATGCTAGAAATGGAGCCCACAGAGGATGGGAAGCttggagagagaggaaatgaggAAGGATTTCGGAACAACCGTGGGGAGTTCCTCTTTAACAAGCAGCTCGAGTCCATAGGCATCCCGCAGTTTCACAGTCCAGTTGGGTCACCACTCAAGTCTATACAGGCCACCTTAACACCTTCTGCTATGAAATCTTCCCCTCAGATTCCTCACAAAACATACAGCAGCATTCTGAAACATCTGAACTAAAACACTCAGCAGACATGTATCTTTGTATTCTTCATGAAATgtgtgttttgtcttgttttattacTCGTGTTGAAGTCATTTTTTACTTGAATCAGATGGTGTCATTTAGTAAGGATTTTATTAgttcttggtttttaaaatccagactttctttttctacatgtgagatagttttaattttaactggCATGTCATTTGCACACAAAAATAAAGACTAGAGTAAAATAATGCAACGCAGGAGGAGACAAAAGCAATGCACTAAGACAAGTAAAGAACATTCTCTCATAGAACAGTGATCTGTTTTACAGGAAACAAACCTTGCCTTGAAAATCACACAGTGAGACTGTACATAATTGcatgaaaatatctatttttttcctaagacatTTTTCATTCATGAGTATTTTCAAGTTTTTCATACTGTACACATTTCTTAAAACACATGATACCAGCAGCAACTGAAAATGAATGCCGAACTTGGTACACATGTGTTATCTACCTCAAGGTAACAAAAGTATGTGGCAAAACATATACCACCCATAGTGCTTCACAATATGCACTTCTATTTAGCCAGCGTTTATTGTAGTAAACTATTCTTAATAAGACTCATTCACTGTTTATAAATGTTCTGGTATGCATTCTTTATAGTGAAGTGTTAATACAtcacatcttatttattttagcaaatcagtatattttctgtatttaattataaaaattaacttagtttttaaaatttatttgcaaatacaCTTTTTCCATTTGGCACTATGGTTTGTTGCCTACCTAGCTGAATATATTATGTCAGCTTATCCCAAGGCTGTCCACGTACTTAATTTACTTAAGTGTTCATTTTAAGTAACGTGCTCACTGTGTATAGGAATTTGTATTTTGGAGGTGCTTGATCtatctacaaagaaaaattaattaggaattactttattataaaatgctcCTAGAAGtcttaattgtgtttattttaaaaaaaaaaacaacaaatgttagACTTGTGTGCATGGAAGTAATTAA
This region includes:
- the LOC141581678 gene encoding mitogen-activated protein kinase 6-like, coding for LEDPAFDTSYSTEPCWQYPDHHENKYCDLECSHTCNYKTRSSSYLDNLVWRESEVNHYYEPKLIIDLSDWKEQSKEKSDKKGKSKCERNGLVKAQIALEEASQQLAGKEREKNQGFDFDSFIAGTIQLSSQHEPTDVVDKLNDLNSSVSQLELKSLISKSVSQEKQEKGMANLAQLEALYQSSWDSQFVSDGEDCFFINQFCEVRKDEQLEKENTYTSDLDKFFSRKEDTEMLEMEPTEDGKLGERGNEEGFRNNRGEFLFNKQLESIGIPQFHSPVGSPLKSIQATLTPSAMKSSPQIPHKTYSSILKHLN